A single genomic interval of Nitratidesulfovibrio sp. SRB-5 harbors:
- the pgm gene encoding phosphoglucomutase (alpha-D-glucose-1,6-bisphosphate-dependent), which yields MATHPQAGQRPEASQLVDIPALVAAYYTEHPDTAAPERRVSFGTSGHRGGALSGSFNEEHILAVTQSVCEYRAQAGITGPLFLGMDTHALSEPAHRTALEVLAANGVSTVIQQGGGYTPTPVISHAILTWNAGRAQGLGDGIVITPSHNPPEDGGFKYNPPHGGPADTDATKWIQRRANELLDDGNRAVRRMHLRNALAAPCVSQRDFVRGYVADLASVVDMPAIKAAGLKLGADPLGGSSLAYWHPIAEAYGLDITVVNDAVDPTFRFMPLDKDGKIRMDCSSPWAMAGLINLRDKFDVAFGNDADADRHGIVTASGLMNPNHYLAVAVWYLFRHRPQWSPQCAVGKTLVTSSMVDRVAASLGRKVVEVPVGFKWFVQPVLEGSCGFGGEESAGASFLRRDGTVWTTDKDGLLLNLLAAEIMAVEGRDPAELYARLTEQFGAPLYERLQSPAGAERRAVLANLSPDVLTATELAGAPITAMLTKAPGNGAPIGGLKVITDDGWFAARPSGTEDMYKIYTESFKGSDHLKRIQQEAVDIVDRAFAAAGV from the coding sequence ATGGCAACGCATCCACAGGCCGGGCAGCGGCCCGAAGCTTCGCAACTGGTGGACATTCCGGCACTGGTCGCCGCCTACTATACCGAGCATCCGGATACCGCAGCGCCCGAGCGGCGCGTGTCCTTCGGCACCTCCGGCCACCGGGGCGGCGCGCTGTCCGGCAGCTTCAACGAGGAACACATCCTCGCCGTCACCCAGTCGGTGTGCGAATACCGCGCGCAGGCAGGCATAACCGGCCCGCTGTTTCTGGGCATGGACACCCACGCCCTGTCGGAACCCGCCCACCGCACCGCGCTGGAAGTACTAGCCGCCAACGGCGTGTCCACGGTCATCCAGCAGGGCGGCGGCTACACCCCCACCCCGGTCATTTCGCACGCCATCCTCACCTGGAACGCGGGCCGCGCGCAGGGCCTTGGTGACGGCATCGTCATCACCCCCTCGCACAACCCCCCGGAAGACGGCGGCTTCAAGTACAATCCGCCCCACGGCGGCCCGGCAGACACCGACGCCACCAAGTGGATTCAGCGCCGCGCCAACGAACTTCTGGATGACGGCAACCGCGCCGTGCGCCGCATGCACCTGCGCAATGCGCTGGCCGCCCCGTGCGTGAGCCAGCGCGACTTCGTGCGCGGCTACGTGGCCGACCTTGCCTCGGTGGTGGACATGCCCGCCATCAAGGCCGCCGGGCTGAAGCTGGGAGCAGACCCGCTGGGCGGCTCGTCGCTGGCCTACTGGCACCCCATTGCCGAAGCCTACGGCCTCGACATCACCGTGGTGAACGACGCGGTGGACCCCACCTTCCGGTTCATGCCGCTGGACAAGGACGGCAAGATCCGCATGGACTGCTCGTCCCCGTGGGCCATGGCCGGGCTGATCAATCTCCGCGACAAGTTCGACGTGGCCTTCGGCAACGACGCCGACGCAGACCGCCACGGCATCGTCACAGCATCGGGCCTGATGAACCCCAACCACTACCTGGCCGTGGCCGTGTGGTACCTGTTCCGCCACCGCCCGCAGTGGTCGCCGCAGTGCGCCGTGGGCAAGACGCTGGTCACCAGTTCCATGGTGGACCGGGTGGCCGCATCGCTGGGCCGCAAGGTGGTGGAGGTGCCCGTGGGCTTCAAGTGGTTCGTGCAACCGGTGCTGGAAGGCAGTTGCGGCTTCGGCGGGGAAGAAAGCGCCGGGGCGTCCTTCCTGCGGCGCGACGGCACGGTGTGGACCACCGACAAGGACGGCCTGCTGCTGAACCTGCTGGCGGCGGAAATCATGGCCGTGGAAGGCCGCGACCCGGCGGAACTGTACGCCAGGCTCACGGAACAGTTCGGCGCGCCGCTGTACGAACGCCTGCAATCGCCCGCCGGGGCGGAACGCCGGGCCGTGCTGGCGAACCTTTCGCCCGACGTGCTGACCGCCACCGAACTTGCGGGCGCGCCCATCACCGCCATGCTGACCAAGGCCCCCGGCAACGGCGCGCCAATCGGAGGCCTGAAAGTCATTACCGACGACGGCTGGTTTGCCGCGCGCCCCTCCGGCACAGAGGACATGTACAAGATCTACACGGAAAGCTTCAAGGGTTCCGACCACCTGAAGCGCATCCAGCAAGAGGCCGTGGACATCGTGGACCGGGCCTTTGCCGCCGCAGGTGTATAG
- a CDS encoding LysE family translocator produces the protein MEFATLAAMSTYAIAMSVTPGPNNTMVMSSGLTFGFWRTMPHLMGISLGFPLMIISVGLGMDRIFAAVPQLHDWLRWVGSAYLLWLSWRIATAAPPTPGEAAKGRNAARPMTFIEGALFQWVNPKAWLAAVAGVTTYVSGHGGSESPLAANVLGLHGVSPELLALTAVFAVMAFPSVAIWCAGGTALRGLLHSPVAVRWCNAVMGALLAISVFSLF, from the coding sequence ATGGAATTCGCGACCCTGGCCGCCATGAGCACCTATGCCATCGCCATGAGCGTCACCCCCGGCCCCAACAACACCATGGTCATGTCGTCGGGCCTCACCTTCGGCTTCTGGCGCACCATGCCCCACCTGATGGGCATCTCGCTGGGCTTTCCGCTGATGATCATTTCCGTGGGCCTCGGCATGGACCGGATTTTCGCCGCCGTGCCGCAACTGCACGACTGGCTGCGCTGGGTGGGGTCCGCCTATCTGCTGTGGCTGTCGTGGCGCATCGCCACCGCCGCGCCGCCCACGCCGGGCGAGGCCGCGAAAGGCCGCAACGCCGCGCGCCCCATGACCTTCATCGAAGGGGCGCTGTTCCAGTGGGTGAACCCCAAGGCGTGGCTGGCCGCCGTGGCCGGGGTGACCACTTACGTTTCCGGGCATGGCGGGTCGGAATCGCCCCTTGCCGCCAACGTGCTTGGCCTGCACGGCGTATCCCCTGAACTGCTGGCGCTTACGGCAGTGTTCGCGGTGATGGCCTTCCCGTCCGTGGCCATCTGGTGCGCGGGCGGCACGGCCCTGCGCGGGCTGCTGCATTCCCCGGTGGCGGTGCGCTGGTGCAACGCGGTGATGGGCGCGCTGCTGGCGATTTCTGTATTTTCCTTGTTCTAA
- a CDS encoding M16 family metallopeptidase, protein MPTAATAATPAAPAPQLTRLSNGLTVLIQPDERFPLASLRLYVHAGSTYETPREAGISHVLEHMVFKGTENRPKGAVARDVERAGGYLNAATSFDYTVYLTDMPAAQWKLGMEVLKDMAFHPTLDPAELESEKDVILAELQRGEDSPDNRLFQHMQALTLNGTPYASPIIGLRETIKSFTADDIRDYIRRHYQPQSMLLAVVGNVNPAEALAEAQRLFGDLKNDASVTPPAPIDAEKLLAQPLTLIDGGKADGGKAAAPASAKSDKAAKPAKTEKAAKPATGAAPAPASPVPTVKIEPGPWNKVYLGISFPAPGFGDVQSPQLDVLAHLLGGDRTSLLYRTYKYEKQLVDSISLSNYSFERVGMLYLTAELDADKLDAFWTALTADLASLSASRFTAEDIERAKLNLEDDMFRAKETLPGLASKLGYFQFFTGLQGETNYLRGLHDVTPATLQDLISRWLRPERLSVVALTPEKSQTPDLAATLAKTWPAPARAGSDAASAAVADKTEVIDLGKGRTLILMPDATLPYTAVDMVFSGGNALLPESKQGLASLVASALVKGTLPTPQAAGAKAAGIADGLDAPSMEAYQSDRAASLGASAGRQTFSLALRQPSRFNDDMFALLGQVLTAPAFADAEVARERVNQVAAIKAREDQPMGLAFRHLTPFLFPGHTYGYYHLGMPEAVQQFGVADVRGFWAQQVRQPWVMAVCGQYDREAVIRHAKELPAPDAKPASLSAPDWNKDKGLDLHLPGRNQAHLMLVFPTAPLKSDDTPGLELMQAILSGQSGLLFRDLRDEQGLGYTVTAMNWQSEKAGFMIFYIGTEPGKLEQATQGFKDVIARLHADRLPDDELRRGKNQLEGDYYREHQRLGSRSSEAAVLTSQGYPLAFNKQVVDKAAKLDAEALRALARKYLKVEGAYTVRVLP, encoded by the coding sequence ATGCCGACCGCAGCAACGGCCGCCACTCCCGCAGCCCCGGCCCCGCAGCTGACCCGCCTTTCCAACGGCCTGACGGTGCTCATCCAGCCGGACGAGCGTTTTCCGCTGGCCTCGCTGCGCCTGTACGTGCACGCCGGCTCCACCTACGAAACCCCGCGCGAGGCAGGCATAAGCCACGTGCTGGAGCACATGGTTTTCAAGGGCACGGAAAACCGCCCCAAGGGCGCCGTGGCCCGCGACGTGGAGCGCGCGGGCGGCTACCTGAACGCCGCCACCAGCTTCGACTATACCGTGTACCTTACCGACATGCCCGCCGCGCAATGGAAGCTGGGCATGGAGGTGCTGAAGGACATGGCCTTCCACCCCACGCTGGACCCCGCCGAGCTTGAATCCGAAAAGGACGTCATCCTGGCCGAACTGCAACGCGGCGAGGACAGCCCCGACAACCGGCTGTTCCAGCACATGCAGGCCCTGACCCTGAACGGCACGCCCTACGCATCGCCCATCATCGGCCTGCGCGAGACCATCAAGTCGTTCACGGCGGATGACATCCGCGACTACATCCGCAGGCACTACCAGCCGCAGTCCATGCTGCTGGCCGTGGTGGGCAACGTGAACCCGGCGGAGGCGCTGGCCGAGGCGCAGCGCCTGTTCGGCGACCTGAAGAACGACGCCTCGGTCACCCCGCCCGCGCCCATCGACGCGGAAAAACTGCTGGCCCAGCCGCTGACCCTCATCGACGGCGGAAAGGCCGACGGTGGCAAGGCTGCCGCCCCCGCATCGGCCAAATCCGACAAGGCCGCCAAGCCCGCCAAAACGGAAAAGGCCGCCAAGCCCGCCACTGGCGCGGCCCCCGCGCCTGCGTCGCCGGTGCCTACGGTCAAGATCGAACCCGGCCCGTGGAACAAGGTGTACCTGGGCATTTCCTTCCCGGCGCCCGGCTTCGGCGACGTGCAGTCGCCCCAGCTCGACGTGCTGGCCCACCTGCTGGGCGGCGACCGCACCTCGCTGCTGTACCGCACCTACAAGTACGAGAAGCAGCTGGTGGATTCCATCTCCCTGTCCAACTACAGCTTCGAGCGCGTGGGCATGCTGTACCTGACGGCAGAACTGGACGCCGACAAGCTGGACGCCTTCTGGACCGCCCTGACGGCGGACCTGGCTTCGCTGTCCGCCAGCCGCTTCACGGCAGAGGACATCGAGCGCGCCAAGCTGAACCTCGAGGACGACATGTTCCGGGCCAAGGAAACCCTGCCCGGCCTTGCCTCCAAGCTTGGCTATTTCCAGTTCTTCACCGGCCTGCAGGGTGAAACCAACTACCTGCGCGGCCTGCACGACGTCACCCCCGCCACCCTGCAAGACCTGATCAGCCGCTGGCTGCGGCCCGAACGGCTTTCCGTGGTGGCCCTGACGCCGGAAAAATCGCAGACGCCCGACCTTGCCGCCACGCTGGCCAAGACCTGGCCCGCCCCGGCCCGCGCCGGGTCCGACGCCGCATCCGCCGCCGTGGCCGACAAGACCGAGGTCATCGACCTTGGCAAGGGCCGCACGCTCATCCTCATGCCGGACGCCACCCTGCCCTACACGGCGGTGGACATGGTGTTCAGCGGCGGCAACGCGCTGCTGCCCGAAAGCAAGCAGGGCTTGGCATCGCTGGTCGCCAGCGCGCTGGTAAAGGGCACCCTGCCCACGCCGCAGGCCGCCGGGGCGAAAGCCGCCGGCATCGCGGACGGGCTGGACGCCCCGTCCATGGAAGCCTACCAGTCCGACCGCGCCGCCAGCCTGGGCGCATCCGCCGGGCGGCAGACCTTCAGCCTGGCGCTACGACAGCCTTCGCGCTTCAATGACGACATGTTCGCCCTGCTGGGCCAAGTGCTGACCGCGCCCGCCTTTGCCGACGCGGAAGTGGCGCGCGAACGGGTGAACCAGGTGGCCGCCATCAAGGCGCGCGAGGACCAGCCCATGGGTCTGGCCTTCCGCCATCTGACGCCCTTCCTGTTCCCCGGGCACACGTACGGTTACTATCATCTGGGCATGCCCGAGGCGGTGCAGCAGTTCGGCGTGGCCGACGTGCGCGGCTTCTGGGCGCAGCAGGTTCGCCAGCCGTGGGTGATGGCCGTGTGCGGCCAGTACGACCGCGAGGCGGTCATCCGCCACGCCAAGGAACTGCCCGCGCCCGACGCCAAGCCCGCCAGCCTGTCCGCGCCCGACTGGAACAAGGACAAGGGGCTGGACCTGCACCTGCCGGGCCGCAACCAGGCCCACCTGATGCTGGTATTCCCCACCGCGCCGCTGAAAAGCGACGACACCCCCGGCCTTGAGCTGATGCAGGCCATCCTGTCCGGCCAGAGCGGCCTGCTGTTCCGCGACCTGCGCGACGAGCAGGGCCTTGGCTACACCGTCACCGCCATGAACTGGCAGTCGGAAAAGGCCGGGTTCATGATCTTCTACATCGGCACCGAGCCGGGCAAGCTGGAACAGGCCACGCAGGGCTTCAAGGACGTCATCGCCCGCCTGCACGCCGACCGCCTGCCCGACGACGAACTGCGGCGCGGCAAGAACCAGCTGGAAGGCGACTACTACCGCGAACACCAGCGCCTTGGCAGCCGCAGCTCCGAGGCGGCGGTGCTGACATCGCAGGGGTACCCGCTGGCCTTCAACAAGCAGGTGGTGGACAAGGCGGCCAAGCTGGACGCCGAGGCACTGCGCGCGCTGGCCCGCAAGTATCTGAAGGTGGAGGGGGCGTACACGGTCCGCGTGCTGCCCTAG
- a CDS encoding TIGR03960 family B12-binding radical SAM protein, translating to MRELLPLLPKPSRYIGIEEGTVHKTPDASTLRVALAFPDMYEVGMSYLGQKILYAILNERPDVWAERVFTPCRDAGAVLRERGVPLATLESDTPLAATHLVGFSITHELCYSNVLYMLDLAGIPLRAAERATADSLTAWPVVMAGGGCTLAAEPLAPFMDLMVLGEGEEVMAELVDLLTAARAAGHSRSRFLDDARRIPGVYVPEFFEGSVPPDTARNVPGTPPRPLLLPSPAPTSAPSSVNDTGYTRVARRVVADMDTARYPASQTVPFGAVHNRLALEIGRGCTRGCRFCQAGIIYRPARERSTDNLHALLEECLSQTGYDDVSFLSLSTGDFSALKQLFLSTVDRCAQEQVAVSLPSLRVGSIDDEIMRRMAGIRRTGATLAPEAGSQRLRDVINKGVTEEGLLLHVQKLFEHGWQQVKLYFMIGLPTETREDLDAIVDLCRKVRDAAGPGIRRLQVTAAISPFVPKPHTPFQWERQLSHEEIRERIGYLLSRFKGEKCLKMRWHEASMSALEGIFSRGDRRLADVVESAYRKGAIFSSWIEGFDLAPWLDAMAEHGLAASDYTRERGEDEPLPWDHLDSGASREFLLRERHRALDMKLTGDCRYGACHLCGVCDTKSSPSRLDKLPGVTAYANRTNLPQRDQQAHQPTLDEHGRVRMPEKTDKPPQISDELALKAGHYRIWYTKEDMAVFLSQLELQSLFERALRRAGLPPAFSRGFHPLPLLSFGRALPVGVASRAEWLAVYLREYRTADEVRRALDGGLPRGMRVTFVEELPVGRNTAPQPAGETFELRYGAGDDRRATFMQAWRDFAAAPALEWTRETKKGPRTTDIRPLFRSIEVRDDGSVLLDMDWTELYVSPLSLARAVTPQAEIHEVHLLKMSQRFDGVARA from the coding sequence ATGCGCGAACTTCTGCCCCTGCTGCCCAAGCCCAGCCGCTACATCGGCATCGAGGAAGGTACCGTCCACAAGACGCCCGACGCCTCCACCCTGCGCGTGGCGCTGGCATTTCCCGACATGTACGAGGTGGGCATGTCCTACCTTGGGCAGAAGATCCTGTACGCCATCCTGAACGAGCGGCCCGACGTGTGGGCCGAGCGGGTGTTCACGCCTTGCCGCGATGCGGGCGCGGTACTGCGCGAGCGCGGCGTGCCGCTGGCCACGCTGGAATCGGACACCCCGCTGGCGGCCACCCACCTTGTGGGGTTCAGCATCACGCACGAGCTATGCTATTCCAACGTGCTGTACATGCTTGACCTTGCAGGCATTCCCCTGCGCGCGGCGGAACGCGCCACGGCCGATTCGCTCACCGCGTGGCCGGTGGTCATGGCTGGCGGCGGCTGCACCCTGGCGGCGGAACCGCTGGCCCCGTTCATGGACCTGATGGTGCTGGGCGAAGGCGAAGAGGTGATGGCCGAACTGGTGGACCTGCTGACCGCCGCCCGCGCCGCCGGGCACTCCCGGTCCCGCTTTCTGGACGACGCCCGGCGCATTCCCGGCGTGTATGTGCCGGAGTTCTTCGAAGGCTCCGTGCCGCCGGATACGGCCCGCAACGTGCCGGGCACCCCGCCGCGCCCCCTGCTCCTGCCCTCGCCAGCACCCACGTCGGCACCCTCGTCAGTCAATGACACGGGCTACACCCGCGTGGCCCGGCGCGTGGTGGCCGACATGGACACCGCCCGCTACCCGGCCAGCCAGACCGTGCCCTTCGGCGCGGTGCACAACCGGCTGGCGCTGGAAATAGGCCGGGGCTGCACGCGCGGCTGCCGGTTCTGCCAGGCGGGCATCATCTATCGCCCGGCGCGCGAACGCTCCACGGACAACCTTCATGCGTTGCTTGAAGAATGCCTGAGCCAGACCGGCTACGACGACGTGTCCTTCCTTTCCCTGAGCACGGGCGACTTTTCCGCGCTCAAGCAGCTGTTCCTGTCCACGGTGGACCGCTGCGCCCAGGAGCAGGTGGCGGTTTCGCTGCCGTCCCTGCGGGTGGGGTCCATCGACGACGAGATCATGCGCCGCATGGCGGGCATCCGCCGCACCGGGGCCACCCTGGCGCCCGAGGCGGGCAGCCAGCGCCTGCGCGACGTGATCAACAAGGGCGTCACCGAGGAAGGACTGCTGCTGCACGTGCAGAAGCTGTTCGAGCACGGCTGGCAGCAGGTGAAGCTGTATTTCATGATCGGCCTGCCCACCGAAACGCGCGAGGACCTCGACGCCATCGTGGACCTGTGCCGCAAGGTGCGCGACGCCGCCGGTCCGGGCATCCGCCGCCTGCAGGTGACCGCGGCCATCTCGCCCTTCGTGCCCAAGCCGCACACCCCGTTCCAATGGGAACGTCAACTGTCACATGAAGAAATCCGCGAGCGCATCGGCTACCTGCTTTCGCGCTTCAAGGGCGAGAAATGCCTGAAGATGCGCTGGCACGAAGCCTCCATGAGCGCGCTGGAGGGCATCTTTTCGCGCGGGGACAGGCGGCTGGCCGACGTGGTGGAAAGCGCCTACCGCAAGGGCGCCATTTTCAGCAGCTGGATCGAAGGTTTCGATCTTGCCCCGTGGTTGGACGCCATGGCCGAACACGGCCTTGCCGCCTCGGACTACACCCGCGAGCGCGGCGAGGACGAACCGCTGCCCTGGGACCACCTGGATTCCGGGGCCAGCCGCGAATTCCTGCTGCGCGAACGCCACCGCGCGCTGGACATGAAGCTGACGGGCGACTGCCGCTACGGCGCCTGCCACCTGTGCGGGGTGTGCGACACCAAGTCGTCCCCGTCCCGTCTGGACAAGTTGCCCGGCGTCACCGCCTACGCTAACCGCACCAACCTGCCCCAGCGCGACCAGCAGGCCCACCAGCCCACCCTGGACGAGCATGGCCGGGTGCGCATGCCGGAAAAGACGGACAAGCCGCCGCAGATTTCGGACGAACTGGCCCTGAAGGCAGGCCACTACCGCATCTGGTACACCAAGGAAGACATGGCGGTGTTCCTCAGCCAGCTTGAACTGCAATCGCTGTTCGAGCGCGCCCTGCGCCGGGCCGGGCTGCCCCCGGCGTTCTCGCGCGGGTTCCATCCCCTGCCGCTGCTCTCGTTTGGCCGGGCCCTGCCCGTGGGCGTGGCCAGCCGGGCGGAATGGCTGGCCGTGTACCTGCGCGAATACCGTACTGCCGACGAGGTGCGCCGCGCCCTGGATGGCGGCCTGCCGCGCGGCATGCGGGTGACCTTTGTGGAGGAACTGCCCGTGGGACGCAACACCGCGCCGCAGCCCGCCGGAGAAACCTTCGAACTGCGCTACGGCGCGGGTGATGATCGCCGCGCCACGTTCATGCAAGCCTGGCGCGACTTTGCCGCCGCGCCCGCGCTGGAATGGACGCGCGAAACTAAGAAGGGCCCGCGCACCACCGACATCCGCCCCCTGTTCCGGTCCATCGAGGTGCGCGACGACGGCAGTGTGCTGCTGGACATGGACTGGACCGAACTGTACGTGTCGCCACTCTCGCTGGCCCGCGCCGTGACCCCGCAAGCCGAAATCCACGAGGTGCATCTGCTCAAGATGTCCCAGCGCTTTGACGGGGTGGCGCGCGCATAA
- the ychF gene encoding redox-regulated ATPase YchF — protein MALSIGIVGLPNVGKSTLFNALTKAQNAEAANYPFCTIEPNKATVAVPDARIDKLTEMAKPQKTISATVDFIDIAGLVRGASKGEGLGNQFLANIRECAAILEVVRCFDDENITHVDGAIDPIRDIETIETELLLADIQSAEKRYDRLSKMSKFDKDAKAASDELGRLLEHMNAGNPASTFEGKDNDLFKQAMREMGLITAKKVIYCANVDEANLDGTNDHVRRVRELAEQRGCDMVVICAKIEEELQGLSDEEQAEMLASYGIKESGLVSIIRTGYHTLGLASYFTVGEKEVRAWTIQQGWKAPACAGVIHTDFERGFIRAEVIGYDDYVKHGTEAACRSAGVLRVEGKEYVMKDGDVVHFLFNV, from the coding sequence ATGGCTCTCAGCATAGGCATCGTCGGGCTGCCCAACGTGGGCAAGTCCACCCTGTTCAACGCGCTGACCAAGGCCCAGAACGCCGAGGCGGCAAACTACCCCTTCTGCACCATAGAACCCAACAAGGCCACGGTGGCCGTGCCCGATGCGCGCATCGACAAGCTGACCGAAATGGCCAAGCCGCAGAAGACCATCAGCGCCACGGTGGACTTCATCGACATTGCCGGGCTGGTGCGCGGGGCCAGCAAGGGCGAAGGCCTGGGCAACCAGTTTCTGGCCAACATCCGCGAATGCGCCGCCATTCTTGAAGTGGTGCGCTGCTTCGACGACGAGAACATCACCCACGTGGACGGGGCCATCGACCCCATCCGCGACATAGAGACCATAGAGACCGAACTTCTGCTGGCCGACATCCAGTCCGCCGAAAAGCGGTACGATCGCCTGTCCAAGATGTCCAAGTTCGACAAGGACGCAAAGGCCGCGTCCGACGAACTGGGCCGTCTGCTGGAACACATGAACGCGGGTAACCCGGCCTCCACCTTTGAAGGCAAGGACAACGACCTGTTCAAGCAGGCCATGCGCGAAATGGGCCTGATCACCGCCAAGAAGGTCATCTACTGCGCCAACGTGGACGAGGCCAACCTGGACGGCACCAACGACCACGTGCGCCGCGTGCGCGAACTGGCCGAGCAGCGCGGCTGCGACATGGTGGTGATCTGCGCCAAGATCGAAGAAGAATTGCAGGGTCTTTCCGACGAGGAACAGGCCGAGATGCTGGCTTCTTACGGCATCAAGGAAAGCGGCCTCGTCAGCATCATCCGCACCGGCTACCACACGCTGGGCCTGGCCAGCTACTTTACCGTGGGCGAAAAGGAAGTGCGCGCCTGGACCATCCAGCAGGGCTGGAAGGCCCCGGCCTGCGCGGGCGTGATCCACACCGACTTCGAACGCGGCTTCATCCGGGCCGAAGTTATCGGCTACGACGACTACGTGAAGCACGGCACCGAGGCGGCCTGCCGGTCCGCCGGGGTGCTGCGCGTGGAAGGCAAGGAATACGTGATGAAGGACGGCGACGTGGTCCACTTCCTGTTCAACGTGTAA
- a CDS encoding STAS domain-containing protein — translation MQRLLKQYRNDVGNVLAEADVHLLELEVAGERTDPELLGRLSRLVHGLRGSAGLLGLGGACRMARLLEAAFELARDGSLPLSAPVVSALEGCMRSLAELSGVVETEEGAGDPAEDSPPDVVGGAQIGQVAQIAEVAPVTPVTPVTPVAGPYSAVCVSGDPYVPDQEDSPAGQALLRLVALLDEALPESLRVPAHELLPICNPDGHCLFDLHGIDVLRARRDGLHLYVVEFGGSDDLLRKDLSPLGLLAFLRKSGLVLDARFVPGPDGAEPGMRGCGLHVLYASILEPDLVNTVFQVESARVHPIDVEGVRRGEPGWQRAPERSATMAVMAAHKTPDADSIDELMRQYDTAMRKLREDTMSNGTDDESRFSGTVVDPDAEERRLAELEAELAAGMDALTLDDDGDGEGDNDPSRRALASLIGGMVGDDATADGAAMGVAADDVDADLFADADGGPETGEIFDRSGPEGVSSGRLEAGHPGVEVSMGARMADEAASAESLAFAAAADPDADPDADLFADSGDAPDLSYLDAVLAERPANGVALDLSAGAASRTVAGFTVRAADGDPSSLGGAKGVLVLSGEVTIERGADLREALLDVLGSFATVRIDLSGVTAADLTLVQLLQSAAVTARARGVDLAATGLVSEAVAEAARRTGLDVPGIRRVGLEKLLLAEGV, via the coding sequence ATGCAACGACTTCTCAAGCAATATCGCAACGACGTGGGCAACGTGCTGGCCGAGGCCGACGTGCACCTGCTGGAACTGGAAGTGGCCGGAGAACGGACCGACCCGGAACTGCTGGGACGTCTGTCGCGCCTTGTGCACGGCCTGCGGGGCTCGGCGGGCCTGCTGGGGCTGGGGGGCGCCTGCCGCATGGCCCGCCTGCTTGAGGCGGCCTTCGAACTGGCGCGCGACGGATCATTGCCGCTTTCCGCGCCTGTCGTATCCGCGCTGGAAGGGTGCATGCGGTCGCTGGCCGAGCTTTCCGGCGTTGTGGAGACGGAGGAAGGCGCCGGTGACCCCGCCGAGGATTCTCCCCCCGATGTAGTCGGTGGTGCCCAGATTGGCCAGGTCGCCCAGATTGCCGAGGTCGCCCCTGTCACCCCTGTCACGCCTGTCACCCCTGTCGCCGGGCCGTATTCGGCGGTGTGCGTTTCCGGCGATCCCTACGTGCCGGATCAGGAAGATTCGCCCGCCGGACAGGCGCTGTTGCGCCTGGTGGCCCTGCTGGACGAGGCGCTGCCCGAGTCGCTGCGGGTGCCCGCGCACGAGTTGCTGCCGATCTGCAATCCCGACGGGCATTGCCTGTTCGACCTGCACGGCATCGACGTATTGCGCGCACGGCGCGACGGGCTGCACCTGTACGTGGTGGAGTTTGGCGGTTCCGACGATCTGTTGCGCAAGGACCTGAGCCCGCTGGGGCTGCTGGCCTTCCTGCGCAAGAGCGGTCTGGTGCTTGACGCGCGTTTCGTGCCCGGGCCGGACGGCGCGGAGCCGGGAATGCGCGGTTGCGGACTGCATGTGCTGTACGCGTCGATCCTGGAACCGGACCTTGTGAACACGGTATTTCAGGTGGAATCGGCCAGAGTGCACCCCATCGACGTGGAAGGGGTGCGGCGCGGCGAGCCGGGCTGGCAGCGCGCGCCGGAGCGCAGCGCCACCATGGCGGTGATGGCCGCGCACAAGACCCCCGACGCCGACAGCATCGACGAACTGATGCGCCAGTATGATACGGCCATGCGGAAACTGCGGGAGGATACCATGAGCAACGGCACGGACGACGAAAGCAGGTTTTCCGGTACGGTGGTGGACCCCGATGCCGAGGAACGCAGGCTGGCGGAACTGGAGGCGGAACTTGCCGCCGGCATGGACGCCCTGACCCTTGACGATGACGGGGACGGAGAAGGCGACAACGACCCCTCGCGGCGTGCCTTGGCCTCGCTGATCGGCGGCATGGTGGGGGATGATGCGACTGCGGACGGTGCGGCGATGGGCGTTGCAGCTGATGACGTCGACGCCGATCTGTTCGCCGATGCCGATGGCGGGCCAGAGACAGGCGAGATTTTCGATCGATCCGGGCCGGAGGGCGTTTCGTCGGGGCGGCTCGAAGCCGGGCATCCCGGCGTTGAGGTAAGCATGGGGGCGCGCATGGCGGACGAGGCTGCTTCCGCAGAGTCCCTCGCCTTTGCCGCCGCCGCCGATCCCGATGCCGATCCCGATGCCGACCTGTTTGCCGACAGCGGCGACGCCCCCGACCTTTCGTACCTGGATGCCGTACTGGCCGAGCGGCCTGCCAACGGCGTGGCCCTTGATCTTTCCGCCGGGGCCGCCAGCCGCACCGTGGCCGGGTTTACCGTGCGCGCCGCCGATGGGGATCCTTCATCCCTGGGCGGCGCAAAGGGCGTGCTGGTGCTGTCCGGCGAGGTGACCATCGAACGCGGGGCTGACCTGCGCGAGGCGCTGCTGGACGTGCTGGGGAGCTTTGCGACGGTGCGCATTGATCTGTCCGGGGTCACCGCGGCGGACCTGACCCTGGTGCAACTGCTGCAATCGGCTGCCGTCACCGCGCGGGCTCGCGGGGTGGACCTGGCGGCCACCGGGCTGGTGTCCGAAGCCGTGGCCGAGGCGGCCCGCCGCACCGGGCTGGACGTTCCGGGCATCCGCCGCGTGGGGCTGGAAAAATTGTTGCTGGCCGAGGGGGTGTAG